The following proteins come from a genomic window of Triticum aestivum cultivar Chinese Spring chromosome 6A, IWGSC CS RefSeq v2.1, whole genome shotgun sequence:
- the LOC123129299 gene encoding uncharacterized protein: MRTEVIKADTIDVAVERILVELGKHTTSSRENAIYFDGWDGLGASSVLQAVAKRLEVSNELSKRPAGLEFEKIIHIDCSKWKSRRAMQREIAEQLNLPNWVMEIFDKQDEEDDFNGLDEGSRTEIAQVVREIYQRTQNQRFLVILHNGSSEEIDIFDFGLSLDRYSSSKMLWTFQGRFRLDPKMIDSVKKSTTTGVLLSASGDRQDPRELWSYLVSHEAAQVSSNKYGHVIIDPAIAAQCVLYMLKQSWIGSRIIDYDRAIHTSNYWICDGIIALTDIDRAWRVGDVLQHEMPFLNIDTHLKNDESAGMASYHLAKSAEHMPYWISTTTSTSGFVVSPSGVIPENMFSHSHMLGVLKLSRCAFSFSSPPFLCCHSLRFLWLEHCRDLVTGRSTTDHHHTEANKELGNRTTTSWECFQSLWVLDLRYTGWDQIWSTRVMDLMTQLRELNVMGAENWDMSHLRGRLRNIRKFRVTKSTCFFSDNMLSEMENMELLDFPGNIIRQGMASNSSLKTVIIDEFDGLKKSFKGNMELKNLYMKRISRGLEELDLSDTSVKTLDLRGVEAKSLPKRIILLGCEKLGTIVWALRVTDGWWPEVLHIDTTSTLTSAFFSLRTTLTSAYAGEAPLALPHADRSLQQYKEETFKGGWRITLTETRLLRSLASTATSLHVYDNSSITSISAPPQGPGWYDLGWCPVERCPKLRTVFAVPQRGAVCRFGYPHTFWASQLLSARHIYSMPIEGYCEYVDFLHLDYCPRLVHVLSVSIRPGGFMTHLITLEILWCGDLRQVFPLSLELQEQDNILECPMLRRIHLHELPMLHYICGRRIFAPKLKIIKIRGCWSLERLPAIGRNTKPPMVDCEKEWWDNLEWDGLEKYHHPSLYKPSHSVYYKPQLPRGTILR; the protein is encoded by the exons ATGCGTACAGAG GTTATCAAGGCGGACACCATTGATGTGGCCGTCGAAAGGATTCTCGTTGAACTTGGGAAACACACTACAAGCAGCAGAGAGAATGCCATCTATTTTGATGGCTGGGATGGTCTTGGGGCATCTTCCGTCCTGCAAGCCGTAGCCAAACGCCTTGAAGTATCAAATGAGCTGTCAAAGAGGCCTGCAGGGCTAGAGTTTGAGAAAATCATCCACATTGACTGCTCAAAGTGGAAGAGCAGAAGAGCAATGCAGAGGGAAATAGCAGAGCAGCTGAACCTTCCCAACTGGGTGATGGAGATATTTGACAAGCAAGATGAGGAGGATGATTTCAATGGATTAGATGAAGGCTCTCGAACTGAGATAGCACAAGTTGTCAGAGAGATCTATCAAAGAACACAGAATCAGAGATTCTTGGTGATCCTGCACAATGGAAGCAGTGAGGAGATTGATATATTCGACTTCGGTCTTTCTTTAGATCGATATTCTAGTAGCAAGATGTTGTGGACTTTCCAAGGGAGGTTTCGGCTTGATCCCAAGATGATAGACAGTGTGAAGAAGAGCACAACAACAGGTGTTCTTCTTTCAGCTTCAGGAGATAGGCAAGATCCACGGGAGCTTTGGTCATATCTAGTGAGCCACGAGGCTGCACAAGTTTCCAGCAATAAGTATGGCCATGTCATCATCGATCCAGCTATTGCTGCTCAGTGCGTCTTGTATATGTTGAAGCAATCTTGGATTGGCTCTCGCATCATTGACTATGACAGGGCTATCCACACCAGTAACTATTGGATATGCGATGGCATCATTGCACTGACAGACATTGACAGAGCATGGAGAGTTGGTGATGTTTTGCAGCATGAGATGCCATTCTTGAACATTGACACCCATCTCAAGAATGATGAATCAGCAGGAATGGCTTCCTATCACCTGGCAAAGTCTGCTGAGCACATGCCGTACTGGATATCGACAACAACTTCAACTTCCGGATTTGTAGTGAGCCCCTCCGGTGTAATTCCTGAGAATATGTTTTCGCACTCGCACATGCTCGGCGTGCTCAAGCTCTCAAGGTGTGCCTTCAGTTTCTCATCGCCTCCATTCCTCTGTTGCCACAGCCTGAGATTCCTGTGGCTTGAACATTGCCGAGACCTCGTAACAGGGAGAAGTACAACAGATCATCACCATACAGAGGCAAACAAGGAGTTGGGCAACCGGACCACGACATCGTGGGAATGCTTCCAGAGCTTGTGGGTGCTTGACCTGCGCTACACAGGTTGGGATCAGATCTGGTCCACAAGGGTGATGGATCTAATGACCCAGCTCAGGGAGCTAAACGTGATGGGAGCTGAAAACTGGGACATGAGCCATTTGCGAGGACGGCTGCGTAACATTCGCAAGTTCCGGGTAACAAAGTCCACGTGCTTCTTCAGTGACAACATGCTCTCGGAGATGGAAAATATGGAGCTTCTTGATTTTCCGGGAAACATCATCAGACAAGGCATGGCAAGCAACAGTAGCCTCAAGACCGTGATTATTGATGAATTTGATGGTTTAAAAAAATCTTTTAAGGGCAATATGGAATTGAAGAACTTGTACATGAAAAGAATTTCGAGGGGTCTCGAGGAGCTGGACCTGTCGGATACAAGTGTGAAAACTCTTGACCTCAGAGGAGTGGAAGCCAAATCACTCCCTAAGCGGATTATCCTGCTAGGCTGCGAGAAGCTTGGCACAATTGTATGGGCACTGCGTGTGACAGATGGATGGTGGCCGGAAGTGCTGCACATTGACACCACCTCAACATTAACATCAGCTTTTTTTTCTTTGCGAACAACATTAACATCAGCTTACGCAGGGGAGGCACCACTTGCACTTCCACATGCTGATCGATCCCTCCAACAGTATAAAGAAGAAACGTTTAAGGGTGGATGGCGGATTACTCTTACAGAAACAAGGCTTCTTAGGTCGCTTGCTTCT ACTGCTACATCGCTGCACGTGTATGATAACTCGTCCATCACCAGTATATCTGCACCTCCCCAAGGACCAGGATGGTATGATCTAGGATGGTGCCCGGTTGAGAGGTGCCCCAAGTTGCGCACAGTCTTCGCCGTTCCCCAGCGCGGTGCTGTGTGTCGGTTTGGTTATCCGCACACATTCTGGGCATCCCAGCTCCTTTCTGCACGCCACATCTATAGCATGCCAATAGAAGGTTATTGTGAATACGTGGATTTCTTGCACCTGGACTACTGCCCCAGGCTCGTACATGTGCTCTCGGTGTCCATACGTCCAGGTGGATTCATGACCCATTTGATTACCCTAGAGATATTGTGGTGCGGAGATCTTAGGCAGGTGTTCCCTTTGAGCCTTGAGCTTCAAGAGCAGGATAATATTCTAGAATGTCCCATGCTGAGGCGCATCCACCTGCACGAGCTCCCCATGCTGCATTACATCTGTGGTCGTAGGATATTTGCGCCTAAACTCAAGATCATCAAGATCAGGGGCTGCTGGAGCCTCGAGCGTCTGCCTGCTATCGGACGCAACACCAAGCCGCCCATGGTGGATTGCGAGAAGGAATGGTGGGACAACCTAGAGTGGGACGGGTTGGAGAAGTACCATCACCCTTCCCTCTACAAGCCGAGCCACTCGGTGTACTACAAACCCCAGCTGCCCAGAGGCACCATACTCAGGTGA